The following proteins are co-located in the Paenibacillus sp. JNUCC32 genome:
- a CDS encoding HEAT repeat domain-containing protein: MDNQEVLTDMPSNYEELKSSANRNANWRERLSAVEELGKWKNQKSIDILLHRLNTDAVHQVREAAYHKLLAFGEDVQMPERRKGELMKDVSKVLLRIKKSLPRDHTYEDFKEKLKKMRIDIYDTYEGDKGADFDSWLEQTWSSLLRR, from the coding sequence TTGGACAATCAAGAAGTTTTGACGGACATGCCGTCGAATTATGAGGAATTGAAAAGCTCCGCCAACCGAAACGCCAATTGGAGAGAACGCTTAAGCGCCGTTGAAGAGCTGGGAAAATGGAAAAATCAAAAATCCATCGATATTTTGCTGCATAGACTGAATACGGATGCGGTTCACCAAGTGCGGGAGGCTGCCTATCATAAACTCCTGGCCTTTGGCGAGGACGTGCAGATGCCCGAAAGACGCAAAGGCGAGCTGATGAAAGACGTTTCGAAGGTACTCCTGCGCATCAAAAAAAGCCTTCCCCGTGACCACACGTATGAAGACTTCAAAGAAAAGCTGAAGAAGATGAGAATCGACATCTACGATACGTACGAGGGTGACAAAGGCGCCGACTTCGACAGCTGGCTGGAGCAAACCTGGTCTTCCTTGTTAAGAAGATAA